The following are encoded together in the Raineyella sp. LH-20 genome:
- a CDS encoding tyrosine-type recombinase/integrase, whose amino-acid sequence MVAPPKALRITLGAAVDRYLDAVAAQVTVGNLSPATRDNYAADLADFTGIVGADVVVDDISGQDVDTAIARFGSLPDRRFVDPARKRAPGISVATQRRFRQSVSKFFSHAAQNGWVQLSPMQWSVLNPTVRGGLRTARTALTGDQALALLEYGPGEPESSAVRPHERNWARDRFVLSVLAVLGPRVSELCGADLEDMWTEDGQVIWRIEGKGGKVRKVPLSPWLAERRDAYLAVRPAPGPQLSPEQRADASRALVRTGRGARLDPRDVQRLLRRAEQRVQLVAPERAREVTPHALRHTAATIMLSAGWDVKLVAQMLGHSSIATTGQYLDELPGELAAAVAANPLSVS is encoded by the coding sequence ATGGTGGCACCGCCAAAGGCCCTGCGTATCACCCTGGGGGCGGCGGTCGACCGCTATCTCGATGCCGTCGCAGCCCAGGTGACAGTGGGCAACCTCTCCCCTGCCACCCGGGACAATTACGCCGCAGATCTGGCGGACTTCACCGGGATCGTCGGTGCTGATGTCGTGGTGGACGACATCAGCGGCCAGGACGTCGACACGGCCATCGCCCGTTTCGGCTCGCTCCCCGATCGGCGCTTCGTCGACCCGGCCCGCAAGCGGGCCCCGGGAATCAGCGTGGCGACCCAACGACGCTTTCGCCAGTCCGTGTCGAAGTTCTTCAGCCACGCGGCCCAGAACGGGTGGGTGCAGCTCTCCCCCATGCAGTGGTCGGTCCTCAATCCGACCGTGCGTGGCGGGCTGCGGACCGCGCGGACGGCGTTGACCGGTGACCAGGCCCTTGCCCTTCTCGAGTACGGGCCTGGTGAGCCGGAGTCCAGCGCAGTTCGTCCCCATGAGCGCAACTGGGCCAGGGACCGGTTCGTCCTGTCCGTGCTGGCGGTCCTCGGGCCTCGGGTCTCGGAGCTGTGCGGGGCCGATCTGGAGGACATGTGGACGGAGGACGGTCAGGTGATCTGGCGGATCGAGGGCAAGGGTGGCAAGGTCCGCAAGGTCCCGCTCTCCCCCTGGCTCGCCGAGCGGCGGGATGCCTACCTCGCCGTACGCCCCGCCCCCGGCCCCCAGCTGAGTCCGGAACAACGGGCGGATGCCTCCCGGGCCCTGGTCCGCACCGGCCGTGGGGCCCGCTTGGATCCCAGGGATGTCCAACGGTTGCTGCGCCGTGCCGAACAGCGGGTCCAGCTGGTGGCCCCGGAGCGAGCCCGGGAGGTGACGCCCCACGCGCTGCGCCACACGGCGGCGACGATCATGTTGTCGGCCGGCTGGGACGTGAAGCTGGTCGCCCAGATGCTCGGTCATTCCTCCATTGCCACGACTGGCCAGTACCTCGACGAGCTGCCCGGCGAGCTTGCGGCCGCTGTGGCGGCCAACCCGTTGTCGGTCTCGTGA
- a CDS encoding helix-turn-helix domain-containing protein gives MTELLTTADVATILQVSPQRVRSLARDGVLPAVRDEGGSGWLFRADGVQEYQEHRSPRRGPGPRGPQGVPDRSPAVRGGGQAASPRSEELAALQVENEELRAEVARLRAQCQDLSAHLQRSRSLSEVLVRELG, from the coding sequence GTGACCGAGTTGCTGACCACCGCCGACGTAGCGACGATCCTCCAGGTCTCTCCGCAGCGGGTGCGTTCGCTGGCCCGCGACGGCGTGTTGCCTGCGGTCCGCGATGAGGGCGGGTCCGGCTGGCTGTTCCGTGCCGACGGTGTGCAGGAGTATCAGGAGCACCGCTCGCCGCGCCGGGGGCCCGGTCCCCGTGGCCCCCAGGGCGTTCCTGACCGGTCGCCGGCGGTCCGCGGTGGTGGCCAGGCGGCGTCGCCGCGATCGGAGGAATTGGCGGCGCTGCAAGTCGAGAACGAGGAGCTGCGTGCCGAGGTGGCCCGGTTGCGGGCACAGTGCCAGGACCTGTCGGCGCACCTGCAGCGTTCGCGCTCTCTCAGCGAGGTCCTGGTACGGGAGCTGGGGTGA
- a CDS encoding DUF664 domain-containing protein: MTENQRTSRTAGEPARDGRTDAADWADNLDVMREEIIAGVLALPLAERRVSRLPSGWSPIELLSHVLHMERRWFVWGFLGEQVTAPWGDWNVDDPAAGPGANGVAPRWTVDEDATAESLVSDLRHIGARTRAVLTSHALDARAHIGGRFTDDPPTLGWICFHVLVEYARHAGQFDVVRELAATAV; this comes from the coding sequence GTGACCGAAAACCAGCGCACGAGCCGGACCGCCGGCGAGCCAGCCCGAGACGGACGAACCGACGCCGCGGACTGGGCGGACAACCTCGATGTGATGCGGGAGGAGATCATCGCGGGCGTCCTGGCACTCCCGCTGGCAGAGCGGCGGGTGTCACGACTGCCCAGTGGCTGGTCCCCGATCGAACTGCTCAGCCACGTCCTTCACATGGAGCGGCGGTGGTTCGTCTGGGGATTCCTCGGCGAGCAGGTCACCGCACCGTGGGGTGACTGGAATGTCGACGATCCTGCCGCTGGGCCCGGCGCCAACGGGGTGGCCCCGAGGTGGACGGTCGACGAGGACGCGACCGCGGAGTCCCTGGTCTCGGACCTGCGCCACATCGGCGCGCGAACGCGGGCCGTGCTGACCAGTCACGCACTCGACGCCAGAGCGCACATCGGGGGACGGTTCACCGACGATCCGCCCACCCTCGGATGGATCTGTTTCCATGTCCTGGTGGAGTATGCACGGCACGCCGGCCAGTTCGATGTGGTGCGGGAGCTGGCGGCGACCGCGGTCTGA
- a CDS encoding NfeD family protein, which translates to MPWFLWLILAAALGAAEVFTLTFAFGLLAAAALVAAVVAGLGGGLLAQVLAFAISGALGLLVIRPIARRQITAPPLSREGSEALIGRSAVVLQEVTATQGLVKIAGDEWSARSFDETQVIPVGATVEVLEIDGARVVVYPRELLP; encoded by the coding sequence ATGCCCTGGTTCCTGTGGTTGATCCTCGCTGCGGCCCTGGGGGCTGCCGAGGTCTTCACCCTCACCTTCGCCTTCGGGTTGCTCGCCGCCGCCGCTCTCGTCGCGGCGGTCGTGGCCGGCCTCGGCGGCGGGCTGTTGGCCCAGGTCCTCGCCTTCGCCATCTCGGGCGCCCTCGGCCTGTTGGTCATCCGCCCCATCGCCCGGCGTCAGATCACGGCTCCCCCGCTGTCCCGCGAGGGCAGTGAGGCGTTGATCGGGCGCAGCGCGGTGGTCCTCCAGGAGGTCACCGCCACGCAAGGCCTGGTCAAGATCGCCGGCGACGAATGGTCGGCCAGGTCCTTCGACGAGACCCAGGTCATCCCGGTCGGGGCCACCGTCGAGGTCCTCGAGATCGACGGCGCACGGGTGGTCGTCTATCCCCGTGAACTCCTGCCGTGA
- a CDS encoding SPFH domain-containing protein, with the protein MEWVLVPIIVVAILVVFLVLGSVRVVPQARRYIIERFGRYRATLQPGLNFIVPLADRVNSRLDIREQVFTSPPQPVITEDNLVVNIDTVLYYQITEPRAAVYEVANYLQAIDQLTVTTLRNVIGSMDLERTLTSREEINAQLRTVLDDATGKWGIRVNRVEIKAIDPPPTIKEAMEKQMRAERDKRAAILHAEGERQSKILTAEGTRQQSILEAQGDQQAAILRADGEAKAIDLVFQAVHRNDADPKVLAYKYLETLPQLAAGDNNTLWVIPGELTKAIDAVTQAFGEHAPAEARPPAVGGTIGAYGEQAPGVEAGSGAGPEGGEEGDTRALTAGSQPAYDMVPTAERVAEMAQAAVNDAKAAAAAAERETPAE; encoded by the coding sequence ATGGAATGGGTGCTGGTCCCGATCATCGTCGTGGCGATCCTGGTGGTCTTCCTCGTCCTCGGGAGCGTACGGGTCGTCCCGCAGGCCCGCCGCTACATCATCGAACGCTTCGGCCGTTACCGGGCGACCCTCCAGCCCGGGTTGAACTTCATCGTCCCGCTGGCCGACCGGGTGAACAGCCGGCTGGACATCCGTGAGCAGGTGTTCACCTCGCCGCCGCAACCGGTGATCACCGAGGACAACCTCGTGGTGAACATCGACACGGTGCTCTACTACCAGATCACCGAGCCGCGCGCGGCGGTCTACGAGGTGGCCAACTACCTGCAGGCGATCGACCAACTGACGGTGACGACGCTGCGCAACGTGATCGGAAGCATGGACCTCGAGCGTACGTTGACCTCTCGCGAAGAGATCAACGCGCAGCTGCGGACGGTCCTCGACGACGCGACCGGCAAGTGGGGCATCCGGGTGAACCGCGTGGAGATCAAGGCGATCGACCCGCCGCCGACCATCAAGGAGGCGATGGAGAAGCAGATGCGCGCCGAACGGGACAAGCGGGCGGCGATCCTGCACGCCGAGGGCGAGAGGCAGTCCAAGATCCTCACCGCCGAAGGCACCCGTCAGCAGTCGATCCTCGAGGCACAGGGCGACCAGCAGGCCGCCATCCTGCGTGCCGACGGCGAGGCCAAGGCCATCGACCTGGTCTTCCAGGCCGTCCACCGCAACGATGCCGACCCGAAGGTGCTGGCGTACAAATACCTGGAGACGCTGCCGCAGCTCGCCGCAGGTGACAACAACACTCTCTGGGTCATTCCCGGGGAGCTGACCAAAGCGATCGACGCGGTCACCCAAGCGTTCGGCGAGCACGCTCCTGCCGAGGCCCGGCCGCCGGCCGTGGGTGGCACCATCGGTGCGTACGGCGAGCAGGCTCCCGGTGTCGAGGCGGGATCCGGCGCTGGACCGGAGGGCGGCGAGGAGGGTGACACCCGCGCGCTGACGGCCGGGTCGCAACCGGCCTACGACATGGTGCCCACGGCCGAGCGGGTGGCCGAGATGGCGCAGGCCGCGGTCAACGACGCCAAGGCTGCGGCGGCAGCCGCCGAGCGGGAGACGCCGGCCGAGTGA
- a CDS encoding DNA alkylation repair protein → MADPTSLTDPLLTDVMAELGDLEDPRIRAVNERHGDDHGVNLTQLRTVAKRLKAQPELARRLWATGDTAARLLAVLICRPRAYAREELDAMLREARTPKVQDWLVTYLVKKSPRAEDLRLVWFADPDPVVASAGWALTTERVRKRPDGLDLGGLLDTIEAEMKGAPERLQWAMNECLGTIGIEFPDHRKRAIAIGERLEVLKDYPTPPGCTSPYVPLWIDEIVRRRSEPA, encoded by the coding sequence GTGGCCGACCCGACGTCGCTGACCGACCCGCTGCTGACCGACGTGATGGCCGAGCTGGGCGATCTGGAGGACCCGAGGATCCGTGCGGTGAACGAGCGCCACGGTGACGACCACGGGGTGAATCTGACCCAGCTCCGGACCGTGGCGAAGCGGCTGAAGGCCCAGCCCGAGTTGGCACGCCGGCTGTGGGCGACCGGCGACACCGCCGCCCGGCTGCTGGCGGTGCTGATCTGCCGCCCCAGGGCGTACGCCCGCGAGGAGCTGGACGCCATGCTCCGCGAGGCTCGTACGCCCAAGGTGCAGGACTGGCTGGTCACCTACCTGGTGAAGAAGAGCCCCCGTGCCGAGGACCTGCGGCTGGTCTGGTTCGCCGACCCGGATCCCGTCGTGGCGAGCGCCGGCTGGGCGCTGACCACGGAGCGCGTCCGGAAGAGGCCCGATGGTCTCGACCTCGGTGGACTGCTCGACACCATCGAGGCCGAGATGAAGGGCGCGCCCGAGCGGCTGCAGTGGGCGATGAACGAGTGCCTCGGCACCATCGGCATCGAGTTCCCCGACCACCGGAAGCGCGCCATCGCCATCGGCGAGCGGCTGGAGGTCCTCAAGGACTACCCGACTCCGCCGGGATGCACGTCGCCGTACGTTCCGCTCTGGATCGACGAGATCGTCCGCCGGCGGTCAGAGCCGGCCTGA
- a CDS encoding putative quinol monooxygenase: MTVVVTAVFHPLPGRKDDLVAAMQTGIEAVHREDDGCQLYAIHDAEDGTITMIEKWSSPEALAAHARGAAVGILNGDVEALLASPTVVTRMTPIPRGTDAQGRL; this comes from the coding sequence ATGACTGTCGTCGTCACCGCCGTCTTCCATCCGCTGCCCGGTCGCAAGGACGACTTGGTGGCCGCCATGCAGACCGGCATCGAAGCCGTACACCGCGAGGACGACGGCTGCCAGCTCTACGCGATCCACGACGCGGAGGACGGCACCATCACCATGATCGAGAAGTGGAGCAGCCCGGAGGCACTGGCCGCGCACGCACGCGGTGCGGCCGTCGGCATCCTGAACGGCGACGTCGAGGCACTGCTCGCCAGCCCGACGGTCGTCACCCGGATGACGCCGATCCCGAGGGGGACGGACGCCCAAGGCCGCCTCTGA
- a CDS encoding ammonium transporter, translating into MVHEINTGDTAWLLTSAALVLLMTPGLAFFYGGMVRAKGVLNMVMMSFVSIATVGVAWAVIGYSEAFGNSLGGVLGNPVQFAFLDAYVNGDPAVGTVPALAFAAFQGCFAIIAVALLSGAIAERTTFASWTLLSVLWLVVVYAPVAHWVFAADGLTAPHGGWIVNRLHAVDLAGGTAIEVACGAGGLALAIVLGRRLGFGSTPMRPHNMTLVMLGAGLLWFGWFGFNSGSALVAGTWAALIWVNTLLAPCAAMLAWLLVEKRRDGHATSLGAASGAVAGLVAITPSGGSVSPLGAMAIGLLAGAICAWAVSWKYRFGLDDSLDLVGVHLVGGVVGTLGVGLLADPRTATHVRGLFYGGGVSQLWRQAVAVLVVGAFSFVMTWLLATVVSRTMGMRVSTEAEMTGIDLAEHSETGYDLTPVQHSAFRGVSRPHAHGLGDRPAGPHTA; encoded by the coding sequence GTGGTTCACGAGATCAACACAGGCGACACTGCGTGGCTCCTCACCAGCGCGGCGTTGGTGCTGTTGATGACCCCGGGACTGGCCTTCTTCTACGGAGGCATGGTCCGCGCCAAGGGCGTCCTCAACATGGTGATGATGAGCTTCGTCAGCATAGCGACCGTAGGGGTTGCCTGGGCGGTCATCGGCTACAGCGAAGCGTTCGGCAACTCCCTCGGCGGGGTGCTGGGCAATCCGGTGCAGTTCGCCTTCCTCGATGCGTACGTGAACGGCGATCCCGCCGTCGGCACGGTCCCGGCGCTGGCCTTCGCGGCGTTCCAGGGCTGCTTCGCGATCATCGCGGTGGCGCTGCTGTCCGGTGCCATCGCCGAACGTACGACGTTCGCCTCGTGGACCCTGCTCTCGGTGCTCTGGCTGGTCGTCGTCTACGCCCCGGTGGCCCACTGGGTGTTCGCCGCCGACGGGCTGACCGCCCCGCACGGCGGCTGGATCGTGAACCGCCTGCACGCCGTCGACCTGGCCGGCGGCACGGCGATCGAGGTCGCCTGTGGTGCCGGTGGACTGGCGTTGGCGATCGTGCTGGGGCGTCGCCTCGGCTTCGGGTCGACCCCGATGCGTCCGCACAACATGACCCTGGTGATGTTGGGCGCGGGGCTGCTGTGGTTCGGCTGGTTCGGGTTCAACTCCGGCTCGGCGCTGGTCGCCGGCACCTGGGCCGCGCTGATCTGGGTCAACACCCTGCTCGCCCCCTGCGCGGCGATGCTGGCCTGGCTGCTGGTCGAGAAGCGCCGCGACGGGCACGCCACCTCACTGGGCGCGGCCTCGGGCGCGGTCGCCGGTCTGGTCGCGATCACTCCGTCCGGTGGCTCCGTCAGCCCGCTGGGCGCGATGGCGATCGGCCTGCTCGCCGGCGCGATCTGCGCCTGGGCGGTGAGCTGGAAGTACCGCTTCGGCCTCGACGACTCCCTCGACCTGGTCGGCGTGCACCTGGTCGGCGGTGTCGTCGGCACCCTCGGGGTCGGTCTGCTCGCCGATCCGCGGACGGCGACCCACGTCCGCGGGCTCTTCTACGGCGGGGGCGTCAGCCAGCTCTGGCGGCAGGCCGTCGCCGTCCTGGTGGTCGGGGCGTTCTCCTTCGTGATGACCTGGCTGCTCGCCACCGTCGTCTCGCGGACGATGGGCATGCGGGTGAGCACCGAGGCCGAGATGACCGGCATCGACCTCGCCGAACACTCCGAAACCGGCTACGACCTGACCCCGGTGCAGCACTCCGCCTTCCGCGGCGTCAGCCGACCGCACGCCCACGGTCTCGGCGATCGTCCGGCGGGGCCCCACACCGCCTGA
- a CDS encoding ABC transporter permease, with product MTAATVLLTVRHQWRGFRTTWARWTAIAVLLTVGLGLVVGLLASSTATLRGIALGARAGQLADGMFITDTPLTAPQLADAEAVGARIVPTPYVDVPGRSGDRATTVRVFRADQAVSRPTLDAGTLPSSPAEAMVEKQHAAAHGLQVGDTVSVDGRPLRISGIGSLPDYTLASPTPGQTSDPLGFALMVVDPVTYEALAAAHPRDVVSAYGYLLEGGTQDQLRRQLQRVSLDPGVARNPYVPRAVEAASASGVPLSVPAMSLFLPAADNPRITGATSDARTTLVVTLVSTILVMLLVAYVLAEFSRDRILRDAVVIGTLSAMGTTGASLLRSYLVLPLAVTAVGSSLGTVLGRLMAPSLGLVTGYYSIPAVSVEPSAPLVAGAIAGPLALVALVNVLVVRAALARPTQELLRPQASAGPALPLRLDRLPFVTMFRVRQGLRTLGSYLLIAAGLLLCTLLMAFGLGMRTSMDAYLARAEADLTFHDYYTLQFPDLTQVPPGAHPAVAVGMQVLGADGRRGKALTVLGIQPGDTYFPVDVSGLGQHDLVLSKAAAQKYRLRVGDTIALSDGRSLNWAFRVVRIADYDAIAFGFTTPANAEALLDPAVPVAAERMAATAGGATEPYYNSLLSDHPLDLDPDRVLSHTTREEMLAGVVKFNALLSRIVSLVTWSSMLIMVVVLYVLIRMVVARQRYSISLLKALGYSDRQVARLYLDNYLWLVVGSMAVAIPVAVVIMSRVWRLMTVQLPLGIPFFVTPRDVAVMAGLAVGAYVVVRLATAHDTRSVPVTEVLKFRE from the coding sequence ATGACCGCCGCGACCGTCCTGCTCACCGTCCGCCACCAGTGGCGCGGGTTCCGGACCACGTGGGCCCGCTGGACCGCGATCGCGGTGCTGCTGACCGTCGGACTGGGCCTCGTCGTCGGACTGCTCGCCTCCTCGACCGCGACCCTGCGCGGGATCGCGCTCGGGGCACGCGCAGGACAGCTCGCCGACGGCATGTTCATCACCGACACCCCGCTCACCGCCCCGCAACTCGCCGACGCCGAGGCCGTCGGCGCGCGGATCGTGCCCACACCCTACGTCGACGTGCCGGGCCGTTCCGGCGACCGGGCCACCACCGTCCGCGTCTTCCGTGCCGACCAGGCGGTCAGCCGGCCGACCCTCGACGCCGGCACCCTGCCGAGCAGCCCGGCGGAGGCGATGGTCGAGAAGCAGCACGCCGCCGCGCACGGCCTGCAGGTCGGCGACACGGTGAGCGTCGACGGTCGGCCGCTGCGGATCAGCGGCATCGGCAGCCTGCCGGACTACACACTGGCCAGCCCGACCCCCGGCCAGACCAGCGACCCGCTCGGGTTCGCGCTGATGGTGGTCGATCCCGTGACGTACGAGGCGCTGGCGGCGGCCCATCCGCGCGACGTGGTGTCGGCGTACGGCTACCTGCTGGAGGGTGGCACCCAGGACCAGTTGCGCCGGCAGCTGCAGCGGGTGTCACTGGATCCTGGCGTGGCCCGTAATCCGTACGTCCCGCGGGCGGTCGAGGCAGCCAGTGCCTCCGGGGTGCCGCTCAGCGTGCCGGCGATGTCGCTGTTCCTGCCCGCTGCGGACAATCCGCGGATCACCGGGGCCACCTCGGACGCCCGCACCACCCTGGTCGTGACGCTGGTGTCGACGATCCTGGTGATGCTGCTCGTCGCGTATGTCCTCGCCGAGTTCTCCCGGGACCGGATCCTGCGCGACGCGGTGGTGATCGGCACCCTCTCGGCGATGGGAACGACCGGGGCGTCGCTGCTGCGCTCCTACCTGGTGTTGCCGTTGGCGGTCACGGCGGTCGGCTCGTCGCTCGGCACGGTCCTCGGCCGACTGATGGCGCCCTCCCTGGGCCTGGTCACCGGTTACTACTCGATCCCCGCGGTGTCGGTCGAGCCGTCCGCACCGCTGGTGGCGGGGGCCATCGCGGGCCCGCTCGCCCTGGTCGCACTGGTCAACGTCCTGGTCGTCCGCGCCGCGCTGGCCCGTCCGACCCAGGAGCTGCTGCGCCCCCAGGCATCGGCCGGCCCGGCACTGCCGCTGCGGCTGGACCGGCTGCCGTTCGTGACGATGTTCCGGGTGCGGCAGGGCCTGCGGACCCTGGGCAGCTACCTGCTGATCGCGGCGGGCCTGCTGCTGTGCACCCTGCTGATGGCGTTCGGACTCGGGATGCGCACCTCGATGGACGCCTACCTGGCCCGGGCCGAGGCCGACCTCACCTTCCACGACTACTACACGCTGCAGTTTCCCGATCTGACGCAGGTGCCGCCCGGCGCCCATCCGGCCGTCGCGGTCGGGATGCAGGTGCTCGGCGCCGACGGGCGTCGAGGAAAAGCGCTCACCGTGCTCGGCATCCAGCCGGGCGACACGTACTTCCCGGTCGACGTGAGCGGACTGGGCCAGCACGACCTGGTGCTGTCGAAGGCGGCCGCGCAGAAGTACCGGTTGAGGGTGGGCGACACCATCGCCCTGAGCGACGGCAGGTCGCTCAACTGGGCCTTCCGGGTCGTACGGATCGCCGACTACGACGCGATCGCCTTCGGCTTCACCACGCCGGCCAACGCCGAAGCGCTGCTGGACCCGGCGGTCCCGGTGGCCGCGGAGCGGATGGCCGCCACGGCCGGGGGAGCGACCGAGCCCTACTACAACTCCCTGCTGTCGGACCATCCGCTGGACCTCGACCCCGATCGGGTGCTCAGTCACACCACCCGCGAGGAGATGCTCGCCGGGGTGGTGAAGTTCAACGCGCTGCTCTCCCGGATCGTCTCGCTGGTCACCTGGTCGTCGATGCTGATCATGGTCGTGGTCCTGTACGTGCTGATCCGCATGGTCGTCGCCCGGCAGCGGTACTCGATCTCGCTGCTCAAGGCGCTCGGCTACAGCGACCGACAGGTGGCCCGGCTCTATCTCGACAACTACCTGTGGCTGGTGGTCGGCAGCATGGCGGTGGCCATCCCGGTGGCAGTGGTGATCATGAGCCGGGTCTGGCGGCTGATGACTGTCCAACTGCCGCTCGGCATCCCGTTCTTCGTCACCCCGCGCGACGTCGCGGTGATGGCCGGGCTCGCGGTGGGGGCGTACGTGGTGGTGCGGCTCGCCACCGCGCACGACACCCGGTCGGTGCCGGTGACCGAGGTGCTCAAGTTCCGCGAGTGA
- a CDS encoding ABC transporter ATP-binding protein — MNEQTTAAHVRVEGVSRHFGVGESRVEVLHDVSFDVARGARCIIVGASGSGKSTLLNAIGGLDSPDAGTIRVADQVVTSLSSRELTRYRRRHVGFVFQFYNLVPDLTVRENIQVTAQLVRRPLDLDDLLEHLGMAEHQHKFPAQLSGGQQQRCAIARALVKGSDLLLCDEPTGALDRHTSQQMLEVLEDVHRRYGATLIMVTHNEAITAIADQVIELQDGRVVRDEANPAPRPVADLDW; from the coding sequence ATGAACGAGCAGACCACCGCGGCCCATGTCCGCGTCGAGGGAGTGTCACGCCACTTCGGCGTGGGGGAGTCACGGGTCGAGGTGCTCCACGACGTGTCCTTCGACGTCGCCCGGGGCGCACGCTGCATCATCGTCGGGGCCTCGGGATCGGGGAAGTCCACCCTGCTCAACGCGATCGGCGGCCTGGACAGCCCGGACGCCGGCACGATCCGGGTGGCCGACCAGGTCGTCACCTCGCTGTCGTCCCGGGAGCTCACCCGCTACCGGCGGCGCCACGTCGGTTTCGTCTTCCAGTTCTACAACCTGGTGCCCGACCTGACCGTACGGGAGAACATCCAGGTCACCGCCCAGCTCGTCCGCCGCCCGCTCGACCTCGACGACCTGCTGGAACACCTGGGGATGGCCGAGCACCAGCACAAGTTCCCCGCCCAACTGTCCGGCGGCCAACAACAGCGCTGTGCCATCGCCCGGGCACTGGTCAAAGGCTCCGACCTGCTGCTGTGCGACGAGCCGACCGGCGCACTGGACCGGCACACCTCACAGCAGATGCTGGAGGTGCTCGAGGACGTGCACCGACGCTACGGCGCGACGCTGATCATGGTGACCCACAACGAGGCGATCACCGCGATCGCCGACCAGGTCATCGAACTGCAGGACGGCCGGGTCGTCCGTGACGAGGCCAACCCTGCCCCGCGCCCCGTCGCCGACCTCGACTGGTGA